In Anser cygnoides isolate HZ-2024a breed goose chromosome 16, Taihu_goose_T2T_genome, whole genome shotgun sequence, one genomic interval encodes:
- the RBM12 gene encoding RNA-binding protein 12, translating to MAVVIRLQGLPIVAGTMDIRHFFSGLTIPDGGVHIVGGELGEAFIVFATDEDARLGMMRTGGTIKGSKVTLLLSSKTEMQNMIELSRRRFETANLDMPPANASRSGPPPSSGMSGRVNLPTTVPNFNNPSPSVVTASTTVHESNKNISTFSTASMGTAPPNLGSTFGSPTFSSTIPSTASPMNTVPPPPIPPIPAMPSLPPMPSIPPIPVPPPVPTLPPVPPVPPIPPVPPVPPMTPMPPISGMPPMNPPPVAPLPTGMNGSGAAVNMNSGLNPLFIGPMNPVNPIQMNSQNSVKPIPINPDDLYVSVHGMPFSATESDVKDFFLGLRVDAVHMLKDHVGRNNGNGLVKFFSPQDTFEALKRNRMLMIQRYVEVSPATERQWVAAGGHITFKQTMGPSGQPHPPPPQAHSRSKSPSGQKRSRSRSPHEQGFCVYLKGLPFESENKHVIDFFKKLDIVEDSIYIAYGPNGKAIGEGFVEFRNEADYKAALCHHKQYIGNRFIQVHPITKKAMLEKIELIRKRLQNFNYDQREIIMNAEAESGLPKLCAHISNIPYNITKMEILQFLEGLAVEENSVQILVDNNGQGLGQALVQFKAEDDARKAERLHRKKLNGRDVVLRLITVEEMRDIERNPQSQGKKILKIPIQGNAAVPGAQAPAAEEHAFLGGNPKEANNGPPFNFPGNFSGSATFGPPLPPPGLGGFPDARPGIPAVASSGLPGAGIEVPGFAGGPGNLSGPSGFGGGPQSFGNGPGSLSGPPSFGGGPPGIAGGLGHLSGPPGFGPGPGNIHISGPPGFGTGSGKPGPTVIKVQNMPFTVSVDEILDFFYGYQVIPGSVCLKYNEKGMPTGEAMVAFESRDEAMAAVVDLNDRPIGSRKVKLVLG from the coding sequence ATGGCTGTGGTCATCCGCTTGCAAGGTCTCCCGATTGTGGCGGGGACCATGGACATTCGCCACTTCTTCTCTGGATTGACCATTCCTGATGGGGGCGTGCATATTGTAGGGGGTGAACTGGGTGAGGCTTTCATCGTTTTTGCCACTGATGAAGATGCAAGGCTTGGTATGATGCGCACAGGTGGTACAATTAAAGGGTCTAAAGTAACACTATTACTAAGCAGTAAAACCGAAATGCAAAACATGATAGAACTCAGTCGTAGGCGTTTCGAAACTGCCAATCTAGATATGCCACCAGCAAATGCTAGCAGGTCAGGACCACCACCTAGTTCTGGAATGAGTGGAAGGGTTAACTTGCCCACTACTGTACCTAACTTTAATAACCCTTCTCCTAGTGTAGTAACAGCTTCTACTACTGTGCATGAGAGCAATAAAAACATATCCACATTTTCTACTGCCAGTATGGGGACTGCACCTCCAAACCTTGGGAGTACCTTTGGTAGCCCAACGTTTAGCTCAACTATACCTAGTACAGCATCCCCAATGAACACAGTACCTCCTCCTCCAATCCCTCCTATTCCAGCTATGCCATCTTTGCCACCAATGCCTTCTATTCCCCCAATCCCTGTTCCTCCTCCTGTGCCCACACTGCCTCCTGTTCCTCCGGTTCCCCCAATACCCCCTGTGCCCCCTGTACCCCCAATGACACCTATGCCTCCCATATCGGGAATGCCTCCTATGAATCCTCCACCCGTAGCACCTTTACCCACTGGAATGAATGGGTCTGGAGCAGCAGTGAATATGAACAGCGGCTTGAATCCATTGTTTATTGGTCCCATGAATCCTGTAAATCCTATCCAGATGAATTCTCAAAATAGTGTCAAACCAATTCCAATCAATCCAGACGATTTGTATGTCAGCGTTCATGGAATGCCCTTTTCTGCAACAGAATCTGATGTGAAAGACTTTTTCCTTGGGCTCCGTGTGGATGCAGTCCATATGCTGAAGGATCATGTAGGTCGAAATAATGGAAATGGACTAGTTAAGTTCTTTTCTCCTCAAGATACGTTTGAAGCACTGAAGCGAAACAGAATGCTGATGATTCAGCGCTATGTTGAAGTTAGTCCTGCAACAGAGAGACAGTGGGTGGCTGCTGGAGGCCACATAACTTTCAAGCAAACCATGGGTCCCTCTGGGCAACCacaccctcctcctccacaggctCATTCTAGGTCCAAATCTCCTAGTGGACAGAAAAGGTCACGGTCTAGATCTCCCCATGAACAgggtttctgtgtttatttgaaAGGTCTTCCATTTGAATCGGAGAACAAACAtgtaatagatttttttaaaaagctggaTATAGTTGAAGACAGCATCTATATAGCTTATGGACCTAATGGGAAGGCAATTGGAGAGGGTTTTGTCGAGTTCAGAAACGAAGCTGATTACAAagcagctttgtgtcatcataAGCAGTACATAGGGAATCGCTTTATTCAAGTTCATCCAATTACTAAAAAGGCAATGTTAGAAAAGATAGAGCTGATTCGTAAAAGATTGCAGAACTTCAACTATGACCAGAGAGAAATCATCATGAATGCTGAGGCAGAGTCAGGTTTGCCAAAATTGTGTGCACATATATCTAATATTCCGTACAATATAACAAAAATGGAAATCCTTCAGTTTCTAGAGGGACTGGCAGTAGAAGAAAACTCTGTACAAATTCTTGTTGATAATAACGGGCAAGGCTTAGGACAAGCACTGGTTCAGTTTAAAGCTGAAGATGATGCTCGTAAGGCAGAGCGTTTGCACCGTAAAAAGCTGAATGGAAGAGATGTTGTTTTACGTTTGATTACTGTAGAAGAAATGAGAGATATTGAGAGAAACCCACAGTCTCAAGGgaaaaagatactgaaaataCCAATACAAGGAAATGCAGCTGTGCCCGGAGCACAGGCCCCTGCTGCGGAGGAGCATGCCTTCTTGGGGGGGAATCCTAAAGAAGCGAACAATGGTCCTCCATTTAATTTCCCCGGTAACTTTAGCGGGTCTGCCACATTTGGTCCGCCTCTGCCGCCACCTGGATTAGGTGGCTTTCCTGATGCTAGACCAGGAATACCTGCAGTCGCAAGTAGCGGTTTGCCCGGAGCAGGTATTGAGGTCCCAGGTTTTGCAGGTGGTCCTGGCAATTTGAGTGGACCGTCAGGTTTTGGAGGGGGCCCTCAGAGTTTTGGTAATGGTCCTGGCAGTTTAAGTGGACCCCCCAGTTTTGGTGGTGGTCCTCCAGGAATTGCTGGTGGTCTTGGGCATTTAAGTGGACCTCCGGGGTTTGGACCTGGACCAGGAAATATACATATTAGCGGACCCCCAGGTTTTGGAACAGGGTCTGGGAAGCCAGGACCAACTGTCATTAAAGTGCAGAATATGCCCTTTACTGTTTCGGTGGATGAAATTCTGGATTTCTTTTATGGTTACCAAGTGATCCCTGGTTCAGTGTGCTTAAAATACAATGAGAAAGGCATGCCCACAGGAGAAGCAATGGTTGCATTTGAGTCTCGTGATGAAGCAATGGCAGCTGTTGTTGATTTAAATGACAGGCCTATAGGCTCAAGAAAAGTAAAACTTGTTTTAGGGTAG